The Salmo trutta chromosome 22, fSalTru1.1, whole genome shotgun sequence genome contains the following window.
ATCAATCTGAAGCTGTCTGTTCAGACTGCGCAATCGGGTCATCTCTTCAGGCTGGAACGGCCGCAAAACACCGGTGGGTTGGATGAGACATTTGTTTTTAGACAACTCTATACCCTGCATTGAGACAACTCTATACCCTGCATTGAGACAACCCTATACCCTGCATTGAGACAACCCTGCATTGAGACAACCCTGCATTGAGACAACCCTGCATTGAGACAACCCTGCATTGAGACAACCCTATACCCTGCATTGAGACAACCCTATACCCTGCATTGAGACAACCCTATACCCTGCATTGAGACAACCCTATACCCTGCATTGAGACAACCCTATACCCTGCATTGAGACAACTCTATACCCTGCATTGAGACAACCCTATACCCTGCATTGAGACAACCCTATACCCTGCATTGAGACAACCCTATACCCTGCATTGAGACAACCCTATACCCTGCATTGAGACAACCCTGCATTGAGACAACCCTGCATTGAGACAACCCTGCATTGAGACAACCCTGCATTGAGACAACCCTGCATTGAGACAACCCTGCATTGAGACAACCCTGCATTGAGACAACCCTGCATTGAGACAACCCTGCATTGAGACAACCCTGCATTGAGACAACCCTGCATTGAGACAACCCTATACCCTGCATTGAGACAACTCTATACCCTGCATTGAGACAACTCTATACCCTGCATTGAGACAACTCTATACCCTGCATTGAGACAACTCTATACCCTGCATTGAGACAACTCTATACCCTGCATTGAGACAACTCTATACCCTGCATTGAGACAACCCTATACCCTGCATTGAGACAACCCTATACCCTGCATTGAGACAACCCTATACCCTGCATTGAGACAACCCTATACCCTGCATTGAGACAACCCTATACCCTGCATTGAGACAACCCTATACCCTGCATTGAGACAACCCTATACCCTGCATTGAGACAACTCTATACCCTGCATTGAGACAACCCTATACCCTGCATTGAGACAACCCTATACCCTGCATTGAGACAACCCTGCATTGAGACAACCCTGCATTGAGACAACCCTGCATTGAGACAACCCTGCATTGAGACAACCCTGCATTGAGACAACCCTGCATTGAGACAACCCTATACCCTGCATTGATTTACTGTTTGTATACAAATTtcactgaatatatatatattttttttacatgtatgtagctaatgtgcgtgtgtttgcatgtgtgccTTCATACGTGTTTGTGTGCTTATGCattcaaaggtgtgtgtgtgtatgtgcaaaaaaacaaaaaacatgttATGTACTATGCCTTCAGAAGGAGTGTATATATGCGTGCATTTGATCATGCATTTAAACTTCACCGATGTATGTGTTTATGTGCCTGTGCAATCACATCTGcgtgttgccccccccccccccccccccccgtgtgtgtgtgggtgtcctcTCTTACCCGGGGGATGAGGCTGGTGCTGTTGACTCGCCTGAAGCGTCGCTGGAGGGCGTCGTACTCCATGTCGTTGACGTCTGCCTTCAGCTGCTCCAGCTTCTGCCTCTCCATCAGCAGCTCCTTCAGCAGGCGCTCCATCCGGGCCCTCTGGTGCAGCAGGAGAGCTGGGGGACACAGAGGTGGGAAGACAGGGCTTCAAACAGGTGGGACGGTAGGGAGGTGGGAATACGGCGGGCGGATGTGCAGGAATGCATACATCTACGGTTCTGTgagcgcacgcgcacacacacacacacacaaacacaaagcgTGTCCGTTCATAAGCTGTGCTTACCCTGGGTGTAAGCGTAGTCGTCAGAGCCCGAGCTGGAGCGGCGCGGCAGGCGGTTGGCGATGTGGCTGACGATGTTACCGGGCAGGGCTGAGATGGGCAGGATGGGTGCCGGGGCCAGCGCGTGATGCTCCCCCTGGTCCACCATGTTGAGCAGAGATTCAGGAGGGGAGGCCACTGGAGGGGACCCTGAGAGGGGCCTCTGCTGCTGGGCCTGACCTGGGGACACTTTGATCTTAAAGGTGTAGCccgcctggctgcctggctggggtGAGGAGGTGGGCCGGGGACGCGCAGGGCACTGGTGCAGGTAGACCCCGGGGTGGAAGGCAGCAGAGTTCCCCCCGCTCAGGCTGAGGCCCCGCTGGGGTGAGCTGGGCGAGGGGCTGGTAGCCATGTAGAGAGTCTGTCCCGGGGGGCAGTGCACGGGGGAGTTGCTGCGGGGCCGCGGGCCCTCCAGGGTGATCTCAATCTGGTTCTTCAGGGAGCTCTTTGGCAGGTACGGCCGGTAGatgggctgctgctgctgctgctgttgctggtggtggtggtagggcaTGCTGGCCACGGTGGGAGGGCTGATGGGCAGGAAGACATGGGTCTGCTGGTGCTGGGGTTGGTGCTGCACCTGCTGTTGGGGCTGAACCTGCTGTTGGGGCTGAACCTGCTGTTGGGGCTGAACCTGCTGTTGGGGCTGGTGCTGGGGAGAGCTATAGGGGGACTGGTAGGTGGGAGTGGTGTAGGGTGAGGGCTGATACACAGGCTGCCCGGACGAGGGCCAGGGGGAGGGCTGGGGGCTCTGGGAGGGGGAGGGCCGGATGTAGAGGGCATTACCGCCACTGTTGCCATAGTGACCGGCGGGGATCTGCAGGGCCTGAGGGGCGTTGGGCAGGTTCTGGGACAGGGTGACAGTGATAGGGTTCATGGTGTAGCGAGGAACGGGCGAGTAGGTAGGGGACATTCCCTGCACAGGAGGCGGAGTGGGGGTGCTGGCCGTGCGCCCCCCGTGGTCATTCATGAAGAAGGGGTTGTACCCCAGAGAGGGGGCTATGGTGGCGGGGGCCGAGAGGGGCTCCGTGAAGCCGACGCGCTGGGGCTCGATGTGACCGTCACTGGAGCTGTGCACCAGGGAGCGCCCGCCTCCGTTGGCCTTGCCCGCCTCCGAGGGGGGGTAGCCCCCTAGCTGGATGTGCAGCATGTGGTTCCGGCTCAGGCGGATCTCCTCCGGACTTTGGTACTCCCCATAGAGGTATCTGTTACTCTCCTGAGCCAGCAGGTGGCAGCATATATCCAGGTTATTGTTGTTctggaggaggaaaggagacagcATAAAAGGTTCAGTGATGGGGCCCAGACTGATGCTGTAGCCCTATAGGAGTCACTGCTCTGTCGATTTACGGTAGAAAAATAGAGGCATACTAACTTCCTGGGGTCATAACAGATCAACTGGACCACACAAACAActgtcaatgtaaaaaaaaaaaaaataagaagttTAACTCTttattctccccaatttcatggtatccaaattggtagttacagtcttgtcccatcgctgcaactcccgtatggactcgggagaggcaaaggtcacaACTCAGCCGAGTCACACTGCTTCTCGACACAATgcctcgcttaacccggaagccagccgcaccaatgtgtcggaggaaacactgtacacctggcgaccgtgtcagcgtgcactgcgcccagcccacTACAGGAgccgctagagcgcgatgggacaagaacgtccctgccagccaaaccctcccctaaccgccccatgggtctcccggtcgcggccgactgcgacagagcctggactcgaaccaggatctctagtggcacagctagcactgcgatgcagtgtgcCGCTCGGGAGGCGATGTTCAACTACATATATAGGCATATATGTGTAAGCCTAGATCAGTGAAGCAGCATTCAGGCATTTCAATGAGAGAATCAGTGCATGTTTGTAGCCTGTGtgagccccaaatggcaccctaattcccTATGCAGTACACTAAAGCCCCTTTCCACTGGCCTTAATGGGCCCAACCTGGGTTGACTTCAAAGCGTTTCCACTGCCTCCAGAAATGAGAAATTATATAATGTTGCTAGGCAGCCAATATGTGACTGCAGCTGGCTTCTAGCTAGCGAGATGTTGAAGAATAAAATTCACCCTCACCATGCTGTAACTAACATTACCCCATACTCCTGCCAGTGCCAGCCAGactcagagccatgtatttagctcactgacattagctagctaaatggTTAGCGGTGTCATTAGCATAAAAGGCTAGCTAGCTTAATTCCTACCTTGCATGCCATGgtctattagctagctagctatccaagCAAACCagctgacagctagctagctttcgATACAGCCTGGCCAGCTAAAATACCTGTTAGCGTGTTTAAACTGatttgctagctaatgttaggtagctagctagcattgaggGCTCAGTTCTCATAAAGGTTATTGTTTAGTGCAAAAATGAATAAAGGATCCAGCTATGGTGGTAATTTGTTTCATGTCTAACTACTGCAGTACTGCTTGTCCATGTGCCCAGAAGAGCTAGCTAAACGTTTTGTCCGCATCCAGCAGTGATCAGCATCACCAACCCGAATTCTAATCGAACTGGCACCAGTTGTGAAACTGGGCTGCGCTGGCTCGGATTTCCTTAGACCCAGCTCGAAGTTGAGAATTCCATTCGAGCCAGCTCGAATTTGGCCCTAATTTTAAGAGCCAGTGGCAACAGGGCTTAAaggttacttttgaccagggtccatatggCCCTGGCCAAAGTAATACactgtagggaataaggtgccatttgggacatatactATTATGTGTGTGCTCATAGCTGTCTGGCTACGGTAGCATACCTGCAGAAGGCACTGGGACACTACTCCCTCTGGGATCTCGGGGAAGCGCTGCTTGAGGTCCTGCAGGATGTGATAGTCTAACTGAGGGCCTCCCTGCGCCATCCTGAGCCCACAGAGAGTCACTGAGCTCACAGCCCTGAACGCTGCTGCTGCACCTGCGCTCTTCTcatcccctacacacacacacagacgtcatCATGAAAAGCTTGCATCAATCTTCAGTCGTCATTGCATCACATCAGCCCAGCCACACACCAGACAACATTAAAAAGTCTGCCTCTCTGTCGCCAGTTCAATGCTTTAAATAGCAACAAGAAGATGATGTGCTTAACAAACGGAAGGAGGATTTTTGGCAGCTTTGTTCAGCGGTTCCTCTGCAGAAACAATGTAATTAGGCGACAAATATGTTACGGATAGTTTATGGGCCCTAATGACCAGACAGACAGGCCGATAAAGCAGCAAGGAGAGGTTAGCCGGGCTAAAACGGGTCAATAACCCCATCCGACAATTCACACAACAGACGAGTTTGGCTGCAACAGACAGGCATGGTATCTGTCTCGTGTGTTAGTTCAGTCATCTCACTGCACCAAGCAACGACCTAAAATCCAAGACAGCTTGCTACCTAGCTAGAAAACACGACATGCACGTCACATTGACAAGTGTTAACTACGTCAGCTAACTAATTCATACGGATCACTAACGTGTTTGCAAGCTAACTAAACGAACAAAGCGTTCGCATCAGCATCAGTGGCATTTTAGCCATCTAAGTTACCTAACGTTAGCACTCTGCAGTGGATAATAGTGATCTGACTCAATTTCTGGGCAATCATGCTATAACGTCAACTGACTAACGTTGCGTTAGTTGTTCTTATTGGTCTTAGTTAGCTAGCGTTACTTAAACGGGTAACCAGCTAGCTGTTGGCTACCTACTATTGTCGTTTTTGGATAAGCGCGTTAACTAGACAAATAGGATGCGTATGTtgattgctaacgttagctagctagcaaccatCAAGTATCGACAGAGAACAAATCTTTGGTATCGAGTTAAGAGATTAGCTAATGATAACGTTAGCGGACAACTTCTTACTAAAGCGCCGTTGAccagaaaggcacacaccaaCAAGTAATCTGACATAGAAAAGCTAATAATGTTAACGTAGCTAGCCAGCGAATCTacagatgttagctagctagtgagccAGTTACCACtagtttgctagttagctagctcacATTGTATCGAAACCaagatttagctagctagctacttcgaCTTACCATGAGCTTACTCACTCCTGTCATGGACCATTATAGCTACAGTTTCAGAGAAAGCCCATTGATGTGATATTTTCCGAAAGTGGCAGACGAATATGTATTTCACTCTTGACAGATAAAGCTGTTATGTTTCATTCCAAGACAAGGCCGCCGTCTACACAACGTACGAAATCGGATCTATCGCGATA
Protein-coding sequences here:
- the LOC115157989 gene encoding TGF-beta-activated kinase 1 and MAP3K7-binding protein 3 isoform X1, whose amino-acid sequence is MAQGGPQLDYHILQDLKQRFPEIPEGVVSQCLLQNNNNLDICCHLLAQESNRYLYGEYQSPEEIRLSRNHMLHIQLGGYPPSEAGKANGGGRSLVHSSSDGHIEPQRVGFTEPLSAPATIAPSLGYNPFFMNDHGGRTASTPTPPPVQGMSPTYSPVPRYTMNPITVTLSQNLPNAPQALQIPAGHYGNSGGNALYIRPSPSQSPQPSPWPSSGQPVYQPSPYTTPTYQSPYSSPQHQPQQQVQPQQQVQPQQQVQPQQQVQHQPQHQQTHVFLPISPPTVASMPYHHHQQQQQQQQPIYRPYLPKSSLKNQIEITLEGPRPRSNSPVHCPPGQTLYMATSPSPSSPQRGLSLSGGNSAAFHPGVYLHQCPARPRPTSSPQPGSQAGYTFKIKVSPGQAQQQRPLSGSPPVASPPESLLNMVDQGEHHALAPAPILPISALPGNIVSHIANRLPRRSSSGSDDYAYTQALLLHQRARMERLLKELLMERQKLEQLKADVNDMEYDALQRRFRRVNSTSLIPRPEEMTRLRSLNRQLQIDVDCTLKEMDLLQSIGKFDPQAENNFYKNIQTGPVVPPKPGRKETPCVDILQMILKAFPSQKEGERNPKPAAAGPQRDEDFEGAQWSCEECTFLNHPALNRCEQCEMPRYT
- the LOC115157989 gene encoding TGF-beta-activated kinase 1 and MAP3K7-binding protein 3 isoform X2, which codes for MAQGGPQLDYHILQDLKQRFPEIPEGVVSQCLLQNNNNLDICCHLLAQESNRYLYGEYQSPEEIRLSRNHMLHIQLGGYPPSEAGKANGGGRSLVHSSSDGHIEPQRVGFTEPLSAPATIAPSLGYNPFFMNDHGGRTASTPTPPPVQGMSPTYSPVPRYTMNPITVTLSQNLPNAPQALQIPAGHYGNSGGNALYIRPSPSQSPQPSPWPSSGQPVYQPSPYTTPTYQSPYSSPQHQPQQQVQPQQQVQPQQQVQPQQQVQHQPQHQQTHVFLPISPPTVASMPYHHHQQQQQQQQPIYRPYLPKSSLKNQIEITLEGPRPRSNSPVHCPPGQTLYMATSPSPSSPQRGLSLSGGNSAAFHPGVYLHQCPARPRPTSSPQPGSQAGYTFKIKVSPGQAQQQRPLSGSPPVASPPESLLNMVDQGEHHALAPAPILPISALPGNIVSHIANRLPRRSSSGSDDYAYTQALLLHQRARMERLLKELLMERQKLEQLKADVNDMEYDALQRRFRRVNSTSLIPRPEEMTRLRSLNRQLQIDVDCTLKEMDLLQSIGKFDPQAENNFYKNIQTGPVVPPKPGRKEGERNPKPAAAGPQRDEDFEGAQWSCEECTFLNHPALNRCEQCEMPRYT
- the LOC115157989 gene encoding TGF-beta-activated kinase 1 and MAP3K7-binding protein 3 isoform X3 — translated: MTGVSKLMNNNNLDICCHLLAQESNRYLYGEYQSPEEIRLSRNHMLHIQLGGYPPSEAGKANGGGRSLVHSSSDGHIEPQRVGFTEPLSAPATIAPSLGYNPFFMNDHGGRTASTPTPPPVQGMSPTYSPVPRYTMNPITVTLSQNLPNAPQALQIPAGHYGNSGGNALYIRPSPSQSPQPSPWPSSGQPVYQPSPYTTPTYQSPYSSPQHQPQQQVQPQQQVQPQQQVQPQQQVQHQPQHQQTHVFLPISPPTVASMPYHHHQQQQQQQQPIYRPYLPKSSLKNQIEITLEGPRPRSNSPVHCPPGQTLYMATSPSPSSPQRGLSLSGGNSAAFHPGVYLHQCPARPRPTSSPQPGSQAGYTFKIKVSPGQAQQQRPLSGSPPVASPPESLLNMVDQGEHHALAPAPILPISALPGNIVSHIANRLPRRSSSGSDDYAYTQALLLHQRARMERLLKELLMERQKLEQLKADVNDMEYDALQRRFRRVNSTSLIPRPEEMTRLRSLNRQLQIDVDCTLKEMDLLQSIGKFDPQAENNFYKNIQTGPVVPPKPGRKETPCVDILQMILKAFPSQKEGERNPKPAAAGPQRDEDFEGAQWSCEECTFLNHPALNRCEQCEMPRYT